GGGGGTAATTTTTTCATGCATCATCATCGCGCGAATACCAATCAAATTCTTTCCTAACCGTTCAATCGCATTCCCTTTCGCTTGTTTTTTCTTTCCTTCTTGGAGGCGCTGATCATTTGTCCCTTGCCGCTTTAATTCTGAAATTAATATAATTCGACAGAAATCAGGGTCGTGATTTGATCGTAATAGTATAAAACCACCTTCAGGTTTGATTGTTCGATCATTATAATCGTGATAATATTCTCTGCGCTTAGTTTTACTTTTAATCATTTTTAGCATAAAATCAATTGATAGAGCTTTGGTAAAAGAAATATAGTATTTCTTATCATCCCCTTTTTCACCAACTTCAGAAGTAAAACGTTTTTTTAAATAGATAATTACTTCATTAATGCTAAGATAAATGTCTTTGTCATCTGATTTACTTTTACTATATTTTGATATATGCTGATTTGCATTTAACTGTAATTGCTTTGAAGAAGCCATTTTACTCTTGCCCTAAAAAATAGTGTGGTTTTAAACCTTTAATATTAAAAATTAAGATTTCAGAATGAAATAAGACATTTTTAAAGATATTTTTTGGTAGGGAAATAATCGAACTAATTTCTGGGTAAGTATGGTGTAAAAATTTTTGCCAGCGTTTACTAACAACAGTTTGATTTAAACGAAAGCCATATGGGGTAAACATTACAATTGGGGTATCTTTCCCAAATAATTCAATTGCTTTTTGCAATCAAATTTCTGGTAATAGTGGTCGTCCTTCATAATGTTCTTTGATATATTTACTAGTTTTTTGGTCAATATTAAATGGGGGATTCATTATTATTAACACAGGGGCAATATTGTTTAAATCATTTTTTGTTAATTCCAAATAATTAATTAAATAATCAATTTCTCATTCCCCATTTGGTTCAATATCAACCCCAATTGTTTCTCACCCTTGTTCTTTTCATGGTTTTAATAATGATCCTGCTCCCACACAAGGATCAAAAATAACACCTGATTTAATTGCTGGTTTTAAGATTTTATATAAAAAATCAGAAACATGTTCGGGGGTATAAATACTGGCCTTTTTTTCATTTGTGTAAAAATTGTTCCGGTCAACACGGTACATTTTTTCCCTCCTTCTTTTTTCAAAATATATTCTTATTTTAAAAAAAAAAAAAAAAAGCAAGGTTTTCACCAAACTTTTTAAAATACTTTTTATAAGAAAAAATCTTTACGACAAATAATCCACTCTCCTAAGACATAAAATCCAATTGTTGTAACCAACATTACTGGAATTTGCCATGCATAATCTATCGCTTTTGGACCACTAAGAATTTTTCCAGTGACAACACCAATAAATTCGGGGGGTAATTCAACATCTCTTGGTGGTTTATCAAAATGAAATGGTGAATTAAGTAAGGATTGAATTGAAAAATATTTTAAATACTTTAATTGCTCAAATCC
The Spiroplasma chrysopicola DF-1 genome window above contains:
- a CDS encoding EcoRI family type II restriction endonuclease, with translation MASSKQLQLNANQHISKYSKSKSDDKDIYLSINEVIIYLKKRFTSEVGEKGDDKKYYISFTKALSIDFMLKMIKSKTKRREYYHDYNDRTIKPEGGFILLRSNHDPDFCRIILISELKRQGTNDQRLQEGKKKQAKGNAIERLGKNLIGIRAMMMHEKITPFICFGWGCDFNHEDTYIDSKLFMMNEFYKINTIYVFKKDGGSDYNYFAPVSMFFREERWTIEEMYEYMKEIAETAFRYYTQ
- a CDS encoding N-6 DNA methylase, whose product is MYRVDRNNFYTNEKKASIYTPEHVSDFLYKILKPAIKSGVIFDPCVGAGSLLKPWKEQGWETIGVDIEPNGEWEIDYLINYLELTKNDLNNIAPVLIIMNPPFNIDQKTSKYIKEHYEGRPLLPEIWLQKAIELFGKDTPIVMFTPYGFRLNQTVVSKRWQKFLHHTYPEISSIISLPKNIFKNVLFHSEILIFNIKGLKPHYFLGQE